The DNA segment ttcagaccatttactcagtactttgttgaaacacctttggcagtgattacagccttgagtcttcttgggtatgacgatacaagcttggcacacctgtatttggggtggcaggtagcctagtggttagagcgttgggccagtaaccgcaaggttgctggattgaatccccgacctgacaaggtaaaaatatgttgttttgcccctgaacaagatagttaacccactgttctccggtaggccgtcattgtaaataagaatttgttcttaactaacttgttaaataaaaaatattttaaagaaTTGGGtagttctcccattcttctctgcagatcctttcaagctatatcaggttggatggggagcatcgctgcacagctattttgagGTCTCTTCGGAGATGTTTGATTggtttcaagtctgggctctagctgggccactcaaggacattcagcgacttgtcccaaagccactcctgcgttgtcttggctgtgtgcttagggttgttgtactgttggaaggtgaaccttcaccccagtctgaggtcctgagcgctctggagcaggatttcatcaaggatctctctgtactttgcttcgttcatctttcccttcgatcctgactagtctcccagtccctgcccctgaaaaacatccccacagcatgatgctgccaccacgatgcttcactgtagggatttTATTAGCCAGGTGGTGAGCGTTGCCTgacttcctccagacgtgacacttggcattcaggccaaagagttaaatcttggtttcatcagaccatagaatcttgtttctcatggtctgagaatcctttaggtgccttttggcaaaccataagcgggctgtcatgtgccttttacagaggagtggcttccgtctggccactctaccaaacagttctgattggtggagtgctgcagagatggttgtccttctggaaggttctcctatctccacagaggaactctggagctctgtcagagtgaccatctggttcttggtcacctccctgaccaaggcccttctcccccgattgctcagtttggccggggcggccagctctagaaagtgtcttggtggttccaaatttcttcgatttaagaataatggaggccactgtgttcttgggaaccttcaatgctgcagacattttttggtacccttccccagatctgtgcctcgacccaaacctgtctcggggctctacggacaattccttcaacctcatggcttggtttttgctctgacatgcactgtcaactgtgggaccttatatagacaggtgtgtgcctttccaaatcatgtccaatcaattgaatttaccacaggtggactccaatcaagttgttgaaacatctcaaggatgatcaatggaaacagtatgctcctgagctcaatttagtctcatagcaaagggtctgagtacttatgtaaataaggcatttctgtttttcagtcgtaataaatttgcaaacatttctaaaaacctgtttttgcattgtcattatggggtattgtgtgtagattgctgagttttttacatttatttaatccattttagaataagactgtaacattacaaaatgttgaaaaagtgaagggatctgaatactttccgaatgtatgTAAGTATGCTACATGACCGAAAGTATGTAGACAGCTGCTCGTCAAACATcgtattccaaaatcatgggcatgaatatggagttggtcccccgattgctgctataacaacatccactcttctgggaaggctttccactagatgttggaacattgctgctgggacttgcttccattcagccacaagagcattagtgaggtcgggcactgatgttgggcgattaggcctggcacgcagcattccaattcatcccaaatgtgttcaatggggttgaggtcaggactctatgcaggccagtcaagttcttccacaccgatctctagaaaccatttctgtatcgacctcgctttgtgcattggtgcattgtcatgctgaaacaggaaagggtctttcccaaactgttgccacaaatttggaagcacagaatagtttagaatgtcattgtatgctgtagcgttaagattcccTTCAATGGGGCATATCCACTAACCATGAACTActgccccagactattattcctcctccaccagcactatgcattggggcagggaAAACCCAGATtcttctgtcggactgccagatggtgaagcgtgactcatcattccagagaacacatttccactgctgcagagtccaatggcgaGTCCAAGCCGAAGCTTGACATTgcccatggtgatcttaggcttgtgtgcagctgctcggccatggaaacccatttcatgaagctcccgacaacagttattgtgctgacgttgcttccagaggcagtttggaactcggtagtgagtgttgcaaccgaccgaggacaggcgatcttttcacgctacgtgcttcagcgaTCCCattctttgagcttgtgtggcctaccacttagcgtctgtgccgttgttgctccacttcacaataacagcacttacagttgaacgaggcagctctagcagggcagaaatttgacaaactgacatgttggaaaggtgacatcctatgacggtgccatgctAAAAGTCATTGAGCTTCTCAGTaaggcaattctactgccaatgtttgtctatggagattgcatggctgtgtgctcaattttgtacacctgtcagcaacgggtgtggctgaaatagccgaatcaactaatttgaaggggtgtccacatacttttgtatatacagtatagtgtatgtAACTGACTACACTTTAGTTTCCCACTGTTGTGGTAAAGTTCTCTCCCCAGCCAAGAGACGAAATTTTAGTAACTAGTTTTAGTGGCGCTATGCCTACACAGACAGTCAAGTGCCTCCTTTACTGTGTAAAGGGCTCATAGTAAGTTTGAGGACGGTAAACCCAGGGAATAGGCTATTTCAGTTGTTATAGTGACTACATCTCTCTTCTGGGCACATAATTTACTGTTCCTCAAGGCATAAACTGATCTGTTCTGGTTGGCGTTACACACAACCAGCCATACTGGTGGATACAGACAGAACAACCTAATGCTTAGACGTGTGTTATAAATACCTGTACTGTCAAAGGCAATGCCCAGCTCAAATTTGTACTGGTATTTTAAGTGAACTCTCATGATTACATTTTTTCAAAGAACGCTGCATGTCAGCAGGTCAGTTGTGTGTAATGTATTGGTTGGACTTGGAAGGGTAAAATACCGTAACACCGACACGTATCACATACTTAATTTAAAAGGGCTAATGTTTGATATTTTTTTCATGATGGAGATGCCGAAGCAAGCAATTCATTTTAAATGGGAACATTTTGTATATTTCATTGTACTTGCAATGAGGCACCTTCAACATCTTAAACATAACTGCAGCTTCCGGAGTGATGGGTCACACTTGACATGATGAGAAAATATGCAATTTGTACAACAAGCAATCAATGAACTCTCTCTGTACAGGAACATCTGACATCCAGATTAAATTACTCTAATCTAAAACGTGCATGATTCTATAACCGTAATCCCTAGGAATTAATGGGTTCATTTAGGTGATTCTGTTGGACTGGATTGAGAGCTGTGGTTTGTTCATCTCTATCTGTCCTCCATtgttctgtcttcctgtctctgtctgagtgTCTCTGTTCGTACATACTGCATGTCTGGGTGTGCTGTATACATATCGGGTAAGACCCTCAGACAACGGGTTGtggattctgtgtgtgtgtgaataacgTTTTTTCTCCGATGGTCTGTATGCCCACCCtcactgtagtagtatcactGTAAACAAGGCAAATATTGAAGCCTGAATTATGTATTGAACTATAAAAaggttaaaataaaatatatgttttatttaaaaaagtTGTTTTCATTCTATTTGTACTTATTCTGTCATTTTATCTAACATCTCTCATTAATTTAGACATTTAAGGATTCCTTGGCTGCCATTAGGCTGCCATGGCCAATGCACAAGTCTTAGTTCCGTCTCGTATCGTTTCCGGTAGGACCAATAATAGAGTAGCAAACCATTTCTGACAAACATCCGTAGTGCAGACCTGTGATAGCGTCGTATCTTGGAGGTGTGAATGAGGTCTCTGCTGAGTTTTAACAGACCTACCGGCTTTAGTTGGATGACTTCTTTAAAACTTCGTCTTGCACGGTCAAATTTTCTTCGCTCTGGTATTGTCGTCGTGGTTAGATACTTCTCGGCTGTTGTTATGGACGACATGGGTCTGGCGGTCAGTCGTTCACCGCTCGAGCGCCTCGAATTTGACAATGTCGCACTCAAGAAACTTCCACTGGATACATCAGAAGAACCTGGTCCGCGAAGGGTGACAGGTGCCTGTTTCTCTCGAGTAAAACCACAGCCAGTGGTCAAGCCCAGATTTGTGGCCGTCTCAAATGATGCTTTAGCTTTGCTTGGGCTGAACGCCATGGAGGTTCTGAACGACCCACTGGGTCCAGAGTACCTGAGCGGCTCCAAAGTAATGCCAGGGTCCGAGCCTGCAGCGCACTGCTACTGCGGTCACCAGTTCGGGTCATTCGCCGGACAGCTGGGGGACGGGGCGGCCTGCTATCTTGGTGAACTAAAAACTCCAGCAAACCAGTGCCCCGAGCTTCTGCGAGAGAACCCCAGTGGCCGGTGGGAGATTCAGGTCAAAGGAGCTGGACTGACGCCCTACTCCAGGTTGGATAGTATTGCATAAGCATGACTAGACAGTTCCAAAAATTATTTAGCTAATGAATCTGTTTCCTCAAGTCAAATTCATCAGTTTAAATACAGTTGACTATCATTGTAACTTAGCCTATGAAAATGTGCTAATGTTGTTGAATACATCTATCATATTTTCTCTTCTATTCCCAGACAAGCGGATGGGCGTAAGGTGCTGCGCTCCAGCATCAGGGAGTTTCTTTGCAGCGAAGCAGTGTTTGCTCTCGGGGTGCCCACCACGAGGGCGGGGTCGCTGGTGACCTCTGACAGCAAGGTGGTACGGGATGTGTATTACAGTGGGAACCCCCGCAAAGAGAGGTGCTCTGTGGTCCTCCGCATCGCACCCACCTTCATCAGGTGCGTAGCCTATCACATGTTCTCAGTCTCACAGTTATGGCAAATGACTTTAAGGAACAATACTAAAACGTGTCACTCTGATCattgtgtttgcgtgcgtgcagGTTTGGGTCCTTTGAGATCTTCAAGGCGACTGATGAGAACACAGGCCGCCAGGGCCCTAGCTACGGCCATGATGCGATCAGAGGTCAGATGATAGATTATGTCATAGAGACCTTCTACCCAGAGATCCAGCAGAACCACACTGACAGAGTGGAGAGGAATGTGGCATTTTTCAGAGAGGTAtagtataaacaccactagattcAGTGAAGCATCCATGATTCATTATGTTAAAGTGTACAGTAATGCTCTTAGGCTTTATGAACTTGAAGGATATCCTTTTATGTCCTTCATGAAAGTAAAACTAATTTGACTCAAAGCAgactgtaggcctacatttgaGCGCTCTCTATCCTTGACCTTTTTGTCATGGATCCAAGAACACTGCTATCCTCTTATCCTGTTAATCTGCTGTCGATAAGATGTTGAAGAAATACAGTGAGTGTGACACTGTCTTAGCACACTGTGCTATTAATGAATTGTCTCATGAAAAATATTATTTGACCACCACAGCACAGTATATAATCCCTAGATATGTATTGCCTAACCCAGCACCTAAGCAAGAGATACATTTAAAGTTTAAACTACTAGACCCAAGTAATCTCCTCTTCCTTCTGTTCTGACACTGGtgcgtatttgtgtgtgtgtgtttgtccctgACTGGTAGGTGATGCTACGTACAGCTCGGCTGGTGGCCCAGTGGCAGTGTGTGGGTTTCTGCCATGGAGTCCTCAACACAGACAACATGAGCATTCTGGGACTCACAATAGACTATGGCCCCTATGGCTTCATGGACAGGTACGTCATACAGTACTCAGCAGCAGTCCATCTCTTCCACAGCAGTAGCCTTGACTAGCATGGATGGCTGACCTgctttattttatctttattattGTCATCTTCAAACTTCAACTTCACTTTTAATGTACTTGTTACTGAATCCATACAAGGGTCTGGCTTAACACTGCCTAATTCCCCCTCTATCTTGTCTGCAGGTTTGATCCTGACTTCATCTGCAATGCCTCAGACAACTCAGGCCGCTATTCCTATCAGGCCCAACCGGCTATCTGCCGCTGGAACCTGGCTCGCCTGGCTGAAGCCCTGGACCCAGAGCTGCCCCCAGGCCGGGCAGAGGCTGTTCTGGACGAGTACCTGCCCCTCTACAACACCTTCTACCTGGGCAACATGAGGAAGAAGCTGGGCCTGCTGAGGAGGGAAGAACCGGAGGACGAGATGCTCATCACTGAGCTGCTGCAGACCATGCATAAcacaggtagggagagagagagacatactcaccggacagtttattaggtacatccatctacactgaacaaaaatacatcgcctgtttcttgagctgaaataaaaggtccTAGAAGTGTTCCATATGCacgaaaagcttatttctttccaactttgtgtacaaatttgtatacatccctgttggtgagcatttctcctttggcaagataatccatccacctgacaggtgtggcataggaagaagctgattaaacagtatgatcattacacgggtgctccttgtgctggggacaataaaagtccactctaaaatgtgcagttttgtcacacagcacaatgccacagatgtctcatgttttgaaggagcatgcaattggcatgctgactgcaggaatgttcaccagagctgttgccagataattttaatgttaatttctctatcataagcctaTCTATCAACGTTGTTtaagagaatttgtcagtacgtccagcCGGCCTCATATCGCAGACCACGTTTAACCATGCcagaccaggacctccacatctggcttcttaacctgcggaatcgtctgagaccagtcactggacagctgatgaaactgtgggtttgcacaaccaaagaatttctgtacgatttgtcagaaaccatctcagggaagctcatttgCGTGGTCGTCATCCTCACTAgggtaaatgctcaccttcgatggccactggcacgctggagaagtgtgctcttcacggattaatcccggtttcaactgtactagGCAGATGGCAGACGGTGTCATGTGggcaagcagtttgctgatgtcaatttTGTGAACAGTGTcccgtggtggtggggttatggtatgggcagggatAAGCTACTGACAACgaacacagttgcattttatcgattgcaATTGGACTGCACATAattactgtgacgagatcctgaggcccattgtcgtgccattcatctgccgccatcacctcatgtttcagcatgataatgcacgtccCCATGTCGCAAAGGtctgtacataattcctggaagctgaaaatgtcccagttcttccatggcctggatattcaccagacatgtcaccctttgagcatgtttgggatgctctggatttacGTGTACGGCAGCGTGTTCcggttcccgccaatatccagcaacttcccacagtcattgaagaggagtggaacaatattccacaggccacgatcaactctatgcgaaggagatgtcacgcttcatgaggctaatggtgatcacaccagatactgactggttttctgatccacacccctacttttttttttttaaggtatctgtgccCAACAGATTAATATCTttattcccagtcgtgaaatccacaGATGAGGGTCTAATGAATTAACTGATGtacagtaactcagtaaaatcttagaaattgttacatgttatgttttatttttgttcagtgtagtaccGGGTCAGACCCTCCTTTGGTTCCAGAACAGTTTTTTGTTTGTAACACCATTCTCGTTAAACCCTAGACActtgtgcgtgaaaagcccaggacgGTGGCCGTTTCTGAAATACTGGGTCTGGCGCGCTTGGCACCGATGATCGtaccacgctcaaagttgcttaggtcactcgttttgcccattctaacgctCAATCGAACTGTAACcgaatgcctgtctgcctgttttatataacaagccacggccacggcgatccatttttgtgaacggggtggtgtacctaataaactggctggtgaGTGTACATAACAAAGCTATGGGGAATGAGGGACAAACAACTGAGGGGTGTGCCGCAGAACACTCAGCACTGATGCATAGAAAGATGATTCACGGTCACATCATTCACACAGAAAACATGTTGCCAGTAGAAGACAGCTATGACACTGACTAAGCATGACTGATTTAATCTCTGATCCTTCTCTTCCTGGACACTAGGAGCAGACTTCACCAACACATTCCGCTGTCTGAGCCAGATCCCCTGCCCCACTGAGGGAGATGGGGAAGCAGAGGAAGGAGTCATCAAAATGGCCAAAGACCTCCTCCTGGAGCAGTGTGCCTCTCTGGAGGAGCTCAAGGCTGCCAACAAGCCCAGCA comes from the Salvelinus namaycush isolate Seneca chromosome 21, SaNama_1.0, whole genome shotgun sequence genome and includes:
- the LOC120066417 gene encoding protein adenylyltransferase SelO-1, mitochondrial-like codes for the protein MRSLLSFNRPTGFSWMTSLKLRLARSNFLRSGIVVVVRYFSAVVMDDMGLAVSRSPLERLEFDNVALKKLPLDTSEEPGPRRVTGACFSRVKPQPVVKPRFVAVSNDALALLGLNAMEVLNDPLGPEYLSGSKVMPGSEPAAHCYCGHQFGSFAGQLGDGAACYLGELKTPANQCPELLRENPSGRWEIQVKGAGLTPYSRQADGRKVLRSSIREFLCSEAVFALGVPTTRAGSLVTSDSKVVRDVYYSGNPRKERCSVVLRIAPTFIRFGSFEIFKATDENTGRQGPSYGHDAIRGQMIDYVIETFYPEIQQNHTDRVERNVAFFREVMLRTARLVAQWQCVGFCHGVLNTDNMSILGLTIDYGPYGFMDRFDPDFICNASDNSGRYSYQAQPAICRWNLARLAEALDPELPPGRAEAVLDEYLPLYNTFYLGNMRKKLGLLRREEPEDEMLITELLQTMHNTGADFTNTFRCLSQIPCPTEGDGEAEEGVIKMAKDLLLEQCASLEELKAANKPSMDPRELAMLLQLAQSNPSLFQMISDRRTVAMQLEKLGRLKELLEADEVEVKAKHREDWATWITSYRERLAREVEGQNDIQALQEERVKMMDGTNPRYVLRNYIAQNAIEAAENGDFSEVQRVLKVLEKPFSTQLGLEQLSWLGRGGSEGQRNEGGEEEEEEGAQQGAEAASSRMRVPYDSKPPVWANEICVTUSS